GTTCATCGGGGTAGCATTAGTTGAAGCCCTACCAATCATCGCAGTAGTAATCGCATTCATCGTAATGAACAAATAATTCAGTTGTATACTGAATTCTAGTGGCGAAGCAGGAATCTTCAGATGAAACTTCGCCCTTCATTTTGGAACAGATAAAAGCTATGTGAAAATATAGCTTTTTAAAATAGGTAGATTTTCAAGTTATTAAATAATGTTGAAGTCAAAGCTCTTGAAGGGAGTGAAACAATCGTGTTTTTAGATTATCTTGTACTAGGTGCCAGCGCTGGTGAAGGATTTAACAATGGTGACATCATCTCAACATTGGTTATCTTCTTATTATTAATGTTTTTACTGAAAAAGTTCGCTTGGGGTCCTCTTATGGGTATCATGCAACAACGTGAAGAATTAGTAGCTAGTGAAATCGAAGCAGCTGAAAAAGCGCGTAAAGATTCGCACCAATATTTAGAAGAACAAAAGAGCCTTCTTAAGGAAGCTCGTACGGAAGCACAATCGATTGTTGAAAGCGCTAAGAAGCAAGGCGAACTACAAAAAGAAGAAATTCTTACTGCAGCACGCAATGAAGCGAACCGCTTAAAAGAATCGGCTTTACGTGAAATTGAGTCTGAAAAAGAAAAAGCTATTGCAGCTGTACGTGATGAAGTCGTTTCATTATCTGTACTTGCAGCATCTAAAGTCCTTAGCAAAGAGATTTCTGAGGCAGACAACCGTGCTCTAATTGAAGAGACGATTGCGAAGGCAGGGGAAGCTCAATGAGTAATTCAACTGTAGCAAAACGTTATGCTCAAGCACTATTTGAATTAGCGCAACAAAAAAACATTCTTGCTGAAGTTGGGGCAGACTTAAACGAGCTTACAAAGGTTGTCAAAGAATCTCCTGATTTTTTAACACTTTTAAATGCTCCTAAGTTCTCTATCGAACGTAAAAAACAAATGCTTACAGACATCTTTGCTGGTTCAACACCAGAGGTTTTACACACAATTCAATTACTTGTTGAGAAAAAGCGTGTAAACGAAATCAAGCTAATTGCAAAAGAATATGCTGAGCTAGCTGCACAAGCACAAGGTACGGCAGATGCAACGGTATTCTCTACTCGTGAACTTTCTGCTGAAGAAAGCGCAAAAATTTCTGCAGTATTCGCGAAACTTGTTGGTAAACAATCATTAAACATTACAAACGAAATTGATCCATCACTTCTTGGTGGAATTCGTGTTCAAATCGGTAATCATATTTATGATAGCTCAGTAGCAAACAAACTTGAGCGCTTAAAACGTGAATTAATCGGTTAATAATTTAGAAATGTGAGAGGTGACATACATGGGCATCAAGGCTGAAGAAATCAGCAGTCTGATTAAACAACAGATTGAGAATTATGAATCTGAACTTAAAGTAAGCGAAGTTGGTACAGTTATCCGTATTGGTGACGGTATTGCTCTTGCTCATGGCCTCGACAACGCCATGGCTGGAGAGCTTTTAGAGTTCTCTAACGGTGTTATGGGTATGGCTCAAAACCTAGAAGAAGGTAACGTTGGTATCGTAATCTTAGGTCCATACACTGACATCAAAGAAGGCGATGAAGTTCGTCGTACAGGTCGTATCATGGAAGTACCAGTTGGTGAAGAACTAATTGGCCGTGTTGTAAACCCACTTGGTCAACCAGTGGATGGACAAGGTCCTATCAACACTACAAAATCTCGTCCAATCGAAAGTCCTGCTTTCGGTGTAATGGCTCGTAAATCAGTACACGAACCACTACAAACTGGTATTAAAGCGATTGACGCATTAGTACCAATCGGTCGTGGTCAACGTGAGTTAATCATCGGTGACCGTCAAACTGGTAAAACATCAGTAGCTATCGATACAATTCTTAACCAAAATGACCAAAACATGATTTGTATCTATGTAGCAATCGGTCAAAAAGAATCTACTGTACGTGGTGTAGTAGAAACGCTTCGTAAAAATGGTGCTTTAGACTATACAATCGTTGTGACAGCTTCTGCTTCTCAACCAGCTCCATTACTTTTCCTAGCACCTTTAGCTGGTGTATCTATGGCAGAAGAATTCATGTTACAAGGTAAACACGTGTTAATCGTGTATGATGATCTTTCTAAACAAGCATCAGCTTACCGTGAACTTTCACTTCTTCTACGTCGTCCTCCAGGTCGTGAAGCTTACCCTGGTGACGTTTTCTACTTACACAGCCGCTTACTTGAACGTGCTGCGAAGTTAAATGAAACATATAAAAATGGTTCGATTACAGCTCTTCCATTCGTTGAGACACAAGCTGGGGATATTTCTGCATACATCCCAACAAACGTAATCTCAATCACTGATGGACAAATTTTCTTACAATCTGACTTATTCAACTCAGGTGTACGTCCTGCGATTAACGCTGGTCTTTCTGTATCACGTGTAGGTGGATCTGCTCAAATTAAAGCGATGAAAAAAGTTGCGGGTACGCTACGTCTTGACTTAGCAGCATTCCGTGAGCTTGAATCATTCGCTCAATTCGGTTCAGATTTAGATAAAGCAACACTTGCTAAACTTGAGCGTGGTAAACGTACGGTTGAAGTTCTTAAACAAGACCTTAACAAACCACTTAAAGTTGAAAAACAAGTTGCGATCCTTTATGCATTAACTAAAGGTCATTTAGATGATATTCCAGTACAAGATATCGTTCGTTTTGAATCTGAATTCTTAAGCTGGTTAGATACAAACCACACAAACGTTTTAGATCATGTTCGTACTACAAAAGAACTTGCTCCTGATGCGGATTACGTAGCAGCTTTAACTGAGTTCAAAAAAACTTTCGCTAAATCAGAATAAGTTCGAGCTAGTCACTTGATTAAAAAACAAAAGGTGGTGAAATACCAGTGGTAAACTTACGCGAAATAAAAGGTCGTATTACTTCTACAAAGAGCACGAAGCAAATTACGAAAGCGATGCAGATGGTTTCTTCTTCAAAGTTACGTCGTGCAGAGCAAAACGCTAAAGCTTACGTTCCTTACATGGAAAAAATCCAGGATGTAGTAGGCGCGATTGCTTCCGGGACAAAAGACAGTGGACATCCAATGTTAACTGCTCGTCCTGTTAAGAAAACAGCTTACTTAGTCATTGGTTCTGACCGTGGACTTGCAGGTGCTTACAACTCAAGTATTCTGCGTCAAGTACAGCGTACAATTAACGAACGTCATAGATCAAAAGACGAGTACGTTATTTTAGCTGTAGGACGTGTTGTTCGTGACTACTTTGTAAAACGTGATCATAATGTTATCAGCGATGTTGTCGGTCTTCCGGACCAGCCAACCTTTGCTGATATTAAAGAAATCGCTCGTAATGCTGTTGGTATGTTCATTGATGGTACATATGATGAACTTTATATGTACTACAATCACTTTGTCAGCGCTATTGCCAGCGAAGTGACGGAGAAAAAACTTCTTCCATTAACAGATATTGCACCTGCAAGCGGTACAGCTTCTTATGAATTTGAGCCATCTGGCGAAGCAATTCTTGAAGTATTACTGCCACAATATGCGGAAAGCTTAGTGTATGGGGCATTATTAGATGGAAAAGCAAGTGAACATGCTTCTCGTATGACGGCTATGAAAAATGCAACAGATAATGCATCTGATCTTATTTCAGATCTATCATTGCAATACAACCGTGCGCGTCAAGCGGCGATTACACAAGAAATTACAGAAATCGTTGGTGGAGCTGCAGCCTTAGAATAGGCCAGCTTCCCAATGTCGTATAAGAATACGATAGGAGGGTACACAGTAATGAATAAAGGACATGTTATTCAAGTAATGGGTCCAGTTGTTGACGTAAAATTCAGCAATGGTCAATTACCAGCAATCTATAACGCATTATCAGTTAAGATTGAACGTCCTAATGAAGAACCAACAATTCTTGCATTAGAAGTTGCGCTTCATTTAGGTGATGATTCTGTTCGTACAATTGCGATGTCATCTACTGATGGCTTACAACGTGGAGCAGAAGTTACAGACTCAGGAAAAGCAATCTCAGTACCAGTTGGTGAAGTTACGCTAGGTCGTGTATTCAACGTACTTGGAGAAGTAATTGACTTAGGTGAAGAGATTCCAGCTGATGCACGTCGTGATTCAATTCACCGTGAAGCACCATCTTTCGAGAATCTTTCAACTTCAGTTGAAATTCTTGAAACAGGTATTAAAGTAGTAGATTTACTTGCACCATATATCAAAGGTGGTAAAATCGGTCTGTTCGGTGGTGCCGGTGTAGGTAAAACAGTATTAATCCAAGAATTAATTAATAACATCGCACAAGAGCACTCAGGTATCTCTGTATTCGCTGGTGTAGGTGAGCGTACTCGTGAAGGGAACGACTTATTCTTCGAGATGAGCGATTCAGGCGTTATTAAGCAAACAGCGATGGTATTCGGTCAAATGAACGAACCACCTGGTGCACGTATGCGTGTAGCGTTAACTGGTCTTACAATGGCGGAATACTTCCGTGATGAACAAGGCCAAGACGTACTTTTATTCATCGACAACATCTTCCGTTTCACACAAGCAGGTTCTGAGGTTTCTGCCCTGTTAGGTCGTATGCCTTCTGCGGTAGGTTACCAACCAACACTTGCAACTGAAATGGGTAAATTACAAGAGCGTATCACATCTACGAACAAAGGATCTGTAACTTCTATCCAAGCGATTTACGTACCAGCCGATGACTATACTGACCCGGCTCCAGCAACAACTTTCGCCCACTTAGATGCAACTACTAACCTTGAGCGTAAATTATCTGAAATGGGTATCTACCCAGCGGTTGACCCACTAGCTTCGACTTCACGTGCATTATCACCTGAAATCGTTGGTGCTGAGCATTATGCTGTAGCTACTGGCGTACAACGTACAATCCAACGTTACCGTGAATTACAAGATATCATTGCTATCTTAGGTATGGATGAATTATCTGATGAAGATAAACAAACAGTAGAACGTGCTCGTCGTATTCAATTCTTCTTATCTCAAAACTTCCACGTTGCGGAACAATTTACTGGTCAAAAAGGTTCTTATGTACCTGTTAAAGAAACTGTTCGCTCATTCAAGGAAATCCTTGATGGCAAATGGGATCACCTACCAGAAGATGCTTTCCGTCTAGTTGGTTCTATTGATGAAGTAGTTGAAAAAGCGAAGAGCATGGGCGTAGAGGTTTAATACTAGGGACGAGGAGGAAAAAATATGAAGACAGTTCAAGTCAATATTGTCACTCCCGACGGCCCAGTATACGATTCTGAAGTATCAATGGTAATCGCTAAAACAACTTCTGGAGAAATCGGTGTTCTTGCTGGCCATATTCCTATGGTTGCTCCACTAGCAATTGGTGCTGTGAAGCTTAAAAAAGAAAACGGTTCTACTGATATTGTAGCTGTAAGCGGTGGTTTCATTGAAGTTCGTCCAGAAAAGATTTCAATTTTAGCTCCTTCTGCTGAAGTTGCTGAAAACATCGATGTTCAACGTGCAAAAGAAGCCGTTAAACGTGCTGAAGGACGTCTTCAAAGTAAACAAGACAACATTGATTTCAAACGTGCTGACCTAGCATTAAAACGTGCGTTGAATCGTATCAACGTTCATGAGGGTAATATCTAATTCAAATTTTAACGGGCAGATTCAACATCTGCCCGTTTTTTAACATTATTCAGTGCTTTAAGCAAGTGAGATAAATGGAGCTTAATGAATTATGGAGGGATTACAATGGAATTATATGAATCGATAGGACAAGAAGCTTTGTTAGGTATTTTGTCTCACATTTTTTTTATCGCTATTACTTTTTATGCACTACAAGCTTTTATGCTTGAGAAAATATTTAAGAAAAATAAAGTATTTCAAATTCAGCTAATCTATATATTATTGAGTATTGCGATTGGAACAACTGTTTCGAATTTTTTCCTCCAAGTGTCAAATTGGTCAGGTAAGCTCCCTTATTTATTTTAATATATTATATAGCCCCTTATTACTAACCTAAAATGAAGAAAATGAATATACATATTTCACAGGGCTTTATAACAAAAATGTAATCCCTGCATAAAACCGGCAGTAATTTATCTGTACAGAAAGCTTCGTCAGGTAGATTCCATCTCAAGATTTAAGTGAATTGGGGGATCAACAGCCTGTAAAGCCCGATTGAGGCCAACAGATGTTGGTCACACAAGCGTTCCTTGCAGGATGAGAGTATTTAGCTCGTGCATTCAAGGGGATTAGGGAAACCTCTACTAATTGTAGTTTCACTTTATGTGGCCCTTTGAAATATGTAAAAAATATGGATTATTAAATTCAATAGATGTTGTTTTTTGTTCATAAATCTTTGGGTATGTATTAGAAAATAACGCTTTCGTTCTATGTTATTGGTCATTCACAAAATAAAATTTCATGCGTACAATAAATAAATAGCAAAATATTAATGAATGGCTTAAAATAGTGATTTTGATGCTTGAATGAGCGTTAGAAAAGTTGTACTATAGAGTTGTTTGTTTACTGATTATGACATTATACTTCTTTTTTAAAATAAAATTTTAATAGCTTAATAGATTAAATTCGGAGGGACATAGGGTGGAAAAAATAATAGTGACTGGTGGCCAAAAGCTACAAGGAAAAGTACGTGTAGAGGGTGCAAAAAATGCAGTGTTACCAATCCTAGCGGCGGCTTTACTTGCTTCTGAAGGAGAAAATGTAATTAAGGAAGTCCCTAACTTAGCAGATGTCTTTACAATAAATGAAGTACTTAAAAGTTTAAATGCAGCAGTTACATATATACCAGAAGACAACGCAGTATATATAGATGCAACAAAAGAACTTTCTGGTGAGGCCCAATTTGAATATGTAAGTAAAATGCGTGCATCTATTTTAGTAATGGGTTCCTTACTTGCTCGCAATGGCTATGCTCGAGTTGCTTTACCAGGAGGCTGTGCAATTGGTTCTCGCCCAATCGAATTGCATTTAAAGGGCTTTGAAGCAATGGGTGCAAAAATATCATTTGGTCACGGATATGTAGAGGCAAAAGTAAATGGCCGTTTAAAAGGAGCAAATGTGTATTTGGACTTCCCTAGTGTTGGAGCTACAGAAAATATTATGACAGCTGCATCATTGGCACAGGGAACAACTGTAATTGAAAATGCAGCGAAAGAGCCTGAAATTGTAGATCTGGCAAACTTTATTAACAGTATGGGTGGTCGCGTTATTGGCGCAGGTACCAATACCATCCGTATTGAAGGTGTCGAAACATTATATGGAACAGAGCATCATATTATTCCTGATCGTATTGAAGCTGGTACATTTATGGTTGCAGCAGCCATTACCAAAGGGGATGTGACGATTGAAAACGCAGTCCCTGAGCATATGACAGCATTAATTGCTAAAATGCGTGAAATGGGCGTTGAAATTATCGAATTAGATGAAGGCATACGTGTACGAGTTCCTGATAAATTAAAGGCTGTGGATATAAAAACAATGCCACATCCAGGATTCCCTACAGACATGCAATCACAGATGATGGCTTTAATGCTAACTGCCGAAGGTACGAGTATTATTACGGAAACTGTCTTTGAAAATCGTTTTATGCACGTTGAGGAGTTCCGTCGCATGAATGCGGGTGCTAAAATCGAAGGGCGCTCTGTCTTTATTGAGGGACCTGTAAATCTTCAAGGTGCTGAGGTCATGGCAACGGATTTACGAGCTGCAGCTGCACTTATTTTAGCTGGCCTTGTATCTGAAGGCGTGACACGTGTGACAAAACTTCATCACTTAGATCGTGGTTATGTAGATTTCCATGAAAAATTGGCTGCACTTGGTGCTCATATCGAACGTGTACCAGTTGAAGATGTTGTAATGAAAGAGAAATCTACGGTGGAATTACCAACAAACTAAATAGCTGATTGATACCCTATGACTATAAGCGTAGGGTTCTTTTTATTGAAGCGATCAGGTGACCATTCAGAAGATAAAATAGCTCATTTTGAATTTAAAAATAGTAATTTTCAATACCCTACTCAATATTGTTTTGCTAAGGTTCACATATTTAGAAGAATTCTAGCATATTATTCCTTATGAAAAAATGGATAATGAGTGTTGGTATCATTTGTTTGATTGGGTTATTATATGTGCTTCCTGTGGCATTTAGTGAAAAACGTGCAACTGAGGAATCAGTCCAAACCACGGACAATGCTTGTGAAATATTTATAGAAGTGGAGGGACAACAGGAGAAAATCCCTTTAGAAACATATGTTACGGGTGTAGTAGCTGCTGAAATGCCTGTTTCATTTAAAAAAGAGGCGTTAAAGGCGCAGGCTATTGCAGCAAGAACTTATGCATTAAAATCGACAAATTACGGTAGAGAAGCAATTGCTCCTACAGTTGCTAGACAAGTCTTTTATAACAAAGAGCAAAGAAAAGCGAATTGGACTAGCAATTTCCCAGGAAATGAAAAGAAAATTGTCGAGGCGATTAATGAAACGAAAGGACAAGTTCTTCTTTATAATAATCAATTAATCACAGCTATGTTCCATTCTACTAGTAACGGTAAAACGGAGAGTGCCTATGGTTATAGCGGTAATGATCTTCCATATTTGCAAAGCGTAGCAAGTATGTCCGATCAATCCTCTCCAAAATACTCTGCGGTAAAGGAATGGACATTAGCAGAGTGGAATACAATCTGGCCTGATAAATGGCAGGTAAGTGATTTCTCTCGCATCCAGTATTTTTTTAATGATTCAGGACGAGTTGAACGTTTACAGCTAGGTAAAAATGTATGGTCAGGACGAGAGGTTCGAACACTTTTGCAAATACCATCTACTGATTTTAAAATT
This genomic stretch from Lysinibacillus pakistanensis harbors:
- the atpF gene encoding F0F1 ATP synthase subunit B, whose protein sequence is MFLDYLVLGASAGEGFNNGDIISTLVIFLLLMFLLKKFAWGPLMGIMQQREELVASEIEAAEKARKDSHQYLEEQKSLLKEARTEAQSIVESAKKQGELQKEEILTAARNEANRLKESALREIESEKEKAIAAVRDEVVSLSVLAASKVLSKEISEADNRALIEETIAKAGEAQ
- a CDS encoding F0F1 ATP synthase subunit delta, translated to MSNSTVAKRYAQALFELAQQKNILAEVGADLNELTKVVKESPDFLTLLNAPKFSIERKKQMLTDIFAGSTPEVLHTIQLLVEKKRVNEIKLIAKEYAELAAQAQGTADATVFSTRELSAEESAKISAVFAKLVGKQSLNITNEIDPSLLGGIRVQIGNHIYDSSVANKLERLKRELIG
- the atpA gene encoding F0F1 ATP synthase subunit alpha; translation: MGIKAEEISSLIKQQIENYESELKVSEVGTVIRIGDGIALAHGLDNAMAGELLEFSNGVMGMAQNLEEGNVGIVILGPYTDIKEGDEVRRTGRIMEVPVGEELIGRVVNPLGQPVDGQGPINTTKSRPIESPAFGVMARKSVHEPLQTGIKAIDALVPIGRGQRELIIGDRQTGKTSVAIDTILNQNDQNMICIYVAIGQKESTVRGVVETLRKNGALDYTIVVTASASQPAPLLFLAPLAGVSMAEEFMLQGKHVLIVYDDLSKQASAYRELSLLLRRPPGREAYPGDVFYLHSRLLERAAKLNETYKNGSITALPFVETQAGDISAYIPTNVISITDGQIFLQSDLFNSGVRPAINAGLSVSRVGGSAQIKAMKKVAGTLRLDLAAFRELESFAQFGSDLDKATLAKLERGKRTVEVLKQDLNKPLKVEKQVAILYALTKGHLDDIPVQDIVRFESEFLSWLDTNHTNVLDHVRTTKELAPDADYVAALTEFKKTFAKSE
- the atpG gene encoding ATP synthase F1 subunit gamma yields the protein MVNLREIKGRITSTKSTKQITKAMQMVSSSKLRRAEQNAKAYVPYMEKIQDVVGAIASGTKDSGHPMLTARPVKKTAYLVIGSDRGLAGAYNSSILRQVQRTINERHRSKDEYVILAVGRVVRDYFVKRDHNVISDVVGLPDQPTFADIKEIARNAVGMFIDGTYDELYMYYNHFVSAIASEVTEKKLLPLTDIAPASGTASYEFEPSGEAILEVLLPQYAESLVYGALLDGKASEHASRMTAMKNATDNASDLISDLSLQYNRARQAAITQEITEIVGGAAALE
- the atpD gene encoding F0F1 ATP synthase subunit beta, with the protein product MNKGHVIQVMGPVVDVKFSNGQLPAIYNALSVKIERPNEEPTILALEVALHLGDDSVRTIAMSSTDGLQRGAEVTDSGKAISVPVGEVTLGRVFNVLGEVIDLGEEIPADARRDSIHREAPSFENLSTSVEILETGIKVVDLLAPYIKGGKIGLFGGAGVGKTVLIQELINNIAQEHSGISVFAGVGERTREGNDLFFEMSDSGVIKQTAMVFGQMNEPPGARMRVALTGLTMAEYFRDEQGQDVLLFIDNIFRFTQAGSEVSALLGRMPSAVGYQPTLATEMGKLQERITSTNKGSVTSIQAIYVPADDYTDPAPATTFAHLDATTNLERKLSEMGIYPAVDPLASTSRALSPEIVGAEHYAVATGVQRTIQRYRELQDIIAILGMDELSDEDKQTVERARRIQFFLSQNFHVAEQFTGQKGSYVPVKETVRSFKEILDGKWDHLPEDAFRLVGSIDEVVEKAKSMGVEV
- a CDS encoding F0F1 ATP synthase subunit epsilon, producing the protein MKTVQVNIVTPDGPVYDSEVSMVIAKTTSGEIGVLAGHIPMVAPLAIGAVKLKKENGSTDIVAVSGGFIEVRPEKISILAPSAEVAENIDVQRAKEAVKRAEGRLQSKQDNIDFKRADLALKRALNRINVHEGNI
- a CDS encoding DUF1146 family protein, with the translated sequence MELYESIGQEALLGILSHIFFIAITFYALQAFMLEKIFKKNKVFQIQLIYILLSIAIGTTVSNFFLQVSNWSGKLPYLF
- the murA gene encoding UDP-N-acetylglucosamine 1-carboxyvinyltransferase, whose protein sequence is MEKIIVTGGQKLQGKVRVEGAKNAVLPILAAALLASEGENVIKEVPNLADVFTINEVLKSLNAAVTYIPEDNAVYIDATKELSGEAQFEYVSKMRASILVMGSLLARNGYARVALPGGCAIGSRPIELHLKGFEAMGAKISFGHGYVEAKVNGRLKGANVYLDFPSVGATENIMTAASLAQGTTVIENAAKEPEIVDLANFINSMGGRVIGAGTNTIRIEGVETLYGTEHHIIPDRIEAGTFMVAAAITKGDVTIENAVPEHMTALIAKMREMGVEIIELDEGIRVRVPDKLKAVDIKTMPHPGFPTDMQSQMMALMLTAEGTSIITETVFENRFMHVEEFRRMNAGAKIEGRSVFIEGPVNLQGAEVMATDLRAAAALILAGLVSEGVTRVTKLHHLDRGYVDFHEKLAALGAHIERVPVEDVVMKEKSTVELPTN
- the spoIID gene encoding stage II sporulation protein D, translated to MKKWIMSVGIICLIGLLYVLPVAFSEKRATEESVQTTDNACEIFIEVEGQQEKIPLETYVTGVVAAEMPVSFKKEALKAQAIAARTYALKSTNYGREAIAPTVARQVFYNKEQRKANWTSNFPGNEKKIVEAINETKGQVLLYNNQLITAMFHSTSNGKTESAYGYSGNDLPYLQSVASMSDQSSPKYSAVKEWTLAEWNTIWPDKWQVSDFSRIQYFFNDSGRVERLQLGKNVWSGREVRTLLQIPSTDFKISYDTNTGKVQVSTKGYGHGVGMSQYGAEAMASEGKTANEILHYYYQDIEIKKIDACLK